A stretch of Pseudolysobacter antarcticus DNA encodes these proteins:
- a CDS encoding BrnT family toxin: protein MSSDARLLLVCHCERADGDVIRIISARKATKSEALNYRGE, encoded by the coding sequence ATGAGCTCGGACGCAAGGCTTCTCTTGGTGTGCCACTGCGAGAGAGCGGACGGGGACGTTATCCGCATCATTTCCGCGCGCAAAGCGACCAAAAGCGAAGCGCTCAACTACCGAGGTGAATGA
- a CDS encoding class I SAM-dependent methyltransferase: MTFQNYKSFWDNKATTMQGAMIAVDGSTDENTVRLTGIYSADQATKALELTATDRVLELGCGVGRIGHELAPHVGYWHGVDISANMIAQARERLQKFDNVGLSELTRTSLSEFPDASFDKAYCIAVFIHMDKEDFFLYLRELNRVLKPGGRIFFDHWNLASTVGWRRWFLEVQQYVDVDPSVRKDVARNQFTTPQEVSVFLQHAGFEELGNWSESPWVQALGAKPGAGLDIAAARARAAANGADIEYTPLWTELFNQLMDVTIGEMKPQAMLELLLDDNRGKEIPMFRAMFLGIWRLNEKHWGAAPTV; encoded by the coding sequence ATGACCTTTCAGAATTACAAGAGTTTTTGGGACAACAAAGCGACCACCATGCAGGGCGCGATGATCGCCGTGGATGGCAGCACCGACGAAAACACCGTGCGCCTGACCGGCATCTACAGCGCCGACCAGGCGACCAAGGCGCTGGAATTGACGGCGACCGATCGTGTGCTGGAACTCGGTTGCGGCGTCGGCCGCATCGGCCACGAACTCGCCCCGCATGTCGGTTATTGGCACGGCGTGGATATCTCGGCCAACATGATCGCGCAGGCCCGCGAGCGTCTGCAGAAATTCGACAATGTCGGCCTGTCCGAACTCACGCGTACCAGCCTCAGCGAATTTCCTGATGCGAGTTTCGACAAGGCGTATTGCATCGCCGTGTTCATTCACATGGACAAGGAAGATTTTTTCCTCTACCTGCGTGAGCTCAATCGCGTGCTCAAACCCGGCGGCCGGATCTTTTTCGATCATTGGAATCTGGCCAGCACGGTCGGCTGGCGGCGCTGGTTTCTCGAAGTGCAGCAATACGTCGATGTCGATCCGAGCGTACGCAAGGATGTCGCGCGTAATCAGTTCACCACGCCGCAGGAAGTGTCGGTATTCCTGCAGCACGCTGGTTTCGAAGAGCTCGGCAACTGGAGCGAATCGCCGTGGGTGCAGGCGCTCGGTGCCAAGCCCGGCGCGGGCCTTGATATCGCCGCTGCGCGGGCGCGCGCAGCGGCGAATGGTGCCGATATCGAATACACGCCGCTATGGACCGAGCTGTTCAATCAGCTGATGGATGTGACCATCGGTGAGATGAAACCGCAGGCGATGCTGGAATTATTGCTGGACGACAATCGCGGCAAGGAAATCCCAATGTTCCGCGCAATGTTCCTCGGTATTTGGCGCCTTAACGAAAAGCATTGGGGCGCGGCGCCGACGGTTTAA
- a CDS encoding two-component system sensor histidine kinase NtrB — MTTHPANLPAPPSAVRVEPKVAQLATGVALLDADLRLMYLNPALIESLGLAGMRYLGATLLVLSPDAEFLAEAAQRAVHEQRLLRLRNCLLGMHAGHQFRADVSLGPVSAGVLLEVHALASVEETAPDLRLSASLRGLAHEVKNPLAGVRGAAQLLARHLSGNAELAKLAEIIIAEADRLTGLADRLLRADGATNLAPINIHEVIERVRTLVLAEADQTVRIERDYDPSLPSVQADSDRLLQLLLNLVRNALQANAQVIRLRTRIDYGTPLATHAARLALRVDVIDDGDGVPDDLQPTLFQPLVSGRVEGTGLGLSLAQEIAHEHGGVITCYSHAGHTVFTLTLPLGEPHG, encoded by the coding sequence GTGACGACTCACCCCGCCAATCTGCCAGCGCCGCCATCCGCCGTGCGTGTGGAACCGAAAGTTGCGCAACTCGCGACTGGCGTCGCTTTGCTCGATGCGGATTTGCGTCTGATGTATCTGAATCCGGCGCTGATCGAGTCGCTCGGTCTTGCGGGCATGCGTTACCTCGGCGCGACGTTGCTGGTATTGAGTCCGGATGCCGAATTCCTCGCCGAAGCGGCGCAGCGCGCGGTGCACGAACAACGCCTGTTGAGACTGCGCAATTGTCTGCTCGGGATGCATGCGGGGCATCAGTTTCGTGCCGATGTCAGCCTCGGGCCGGTCAGCGCCGGCGTACTGCTCGAAGTACATGCACTGGCGAGTGTGGAGGAAACCGCGCCCGATCTGCGGCTGTCGGCATCCTTGCGTGGTCTCGCGCACGAAGTGAAAAATCCGCTGGCCGGCGTGCGTGGCGCGGCGCAGTTGCTGGCGCGACATTTGAGCGGCAATGCGGAGCTGGCCAAGCTCGCTGAAATCATCATCGCCGAGGCGGATCGGCTGACCGGTCTGGCGGACCGCCTGCTGCGCGCCGACGGCGCCACCAACCTCGCGCCGATCAACATCCACGAGGTCATCGAACGCGTGCGCACTCTCGTGCTGGCCGAGGCCGATCAGACGGTACGCATCGAGCGCGATTACGATCCGAGCCTGCCGTCGGTGCAGGCCGATAGCGACCGTTTGCTGCAGCTATTGTTGAACCTCGTGCGCAATGCGCTGCAGGCCAATGCGCAAGTGATCCGTCTGCGTACGCGTATCGATTACGGCACGCCATTGGCGACGCATGCGGCGCGCCTCGCGTTGCGTGTGGACGTGATCGACGACGGCGATGGTGTGCCGGATGATTTGCAACCGACTCTATTTCAACCGCTGGTTTCGGGCCGCGTGGAAGGCACCGGCCTCGGCCTGAGTTTGGCGCAGGAAATCGCGCATGAACATGGCGGCGTGATCACGTGCTACAGCCATGCGGGCCACACCGTATTCACGCTGACCTTGCCGCTCGGAGAACCGCATGGCTGA
- the ntrC gene encoding nitrogen regulation protein NR(I), translating to MADIWLADDDKSIRFVLAQALREADHTPREFGDAESLLAALDHALNGAMPDSSMPDLILTDVRMPGASGLKLLERVKQKNPQLPVIVMSAFTDVASTSAAYRNGAFDYLAKPFDLDAAVTAIARALAQIHPLAVVAPKVQPHAELLGQSAAMREVFRAIGRVAATELNVLITGETGTGKELVARALHRHSGRQTRPFVALNTAAIPAELLEAELFGHEIGAFTGAVKRQLGRFEQAEGGTLFLDEIGDMPLALQTRLLRVLAEGEYYRVGGRELIRASVRVIAATHQDLDARAEAGTFRADLLHRLDVVRIHLPALRERRDDIALLATRFLAQAGASMQLASKRFSSSALIVLSAQPWPGNVRQLENLCRRLAVMAPGQEILLGDLPPLAVTTTALATSAPLLSDDATAAWQAPLRVWADAELARGGNDLHAQAVAKLEQILFDAALAANDGHRQRAAQQLGLGRNTLSRKLGGPKKPDSQ from the coding sequence ATGGCTGATATCTGGCTGGCCGATGACGACAAGTCGATCCGTTTTGTGCTGGCGCAGGCGTTGCGCGAAGCCGATCACACGCCGCGCGAATTCGGCGATGCGGAATCGCTGCTGGCGGCGCTCGACCACGCGCTGAACGGCGCGATGCCGGACTCAAGCATGCCCGATCTGATCCTGACCGATGTGCGCATGCCCGGCGCGAGCGGCCTGAAATTGCTGGAGCGGGTCAAGCAGAAAAATCCGCAGTTGCCGGTGATCGTGATGAGCGCATTCACCGATGTGGCGAGCACGTCGGCGGCGTATCGCAATGGTGCGTTTGATTACCTCGCGAAACCTTTCGATCTGGACGCCGCAGTGACTGCGATCGCGCGCGCGCTGGCGCAGATCCATCCACTCGCGGTGGTTGCGCCCAAGGTTCAACCGCACGCCGAATTGCTCGGTCAATCCGCCGCCATGCGCGAAGTGTTTCGCGCCATCGGCCGTGTTGCTGCGACCGAATTGAACGTGCTGATCACCGGCGAAACCGGCACCGGCAAGGAGCTGGTCGCACGCGCGCTGCATCGCCATAGTGGGCGACAAACGCGCCCGTTCGTCGCGCTCAATACCGCGGCGATTCCAGCGGAATTGCTCGAAGCGGAATTGTTCGGCCACGAGATCGGTGCGTTCACGGGCGCTGTCAAACGCCAGCTCGGACGTTTCGAGCAAGCCGAGGGCGGCACGTTGTTTCTCGATGAAATCGGCGACATGCCGCTGGCATTGCAAACGCGTTTGTTGCGCGTGCTGGCCGAGGGCGAGTATTACCGTGTGGGCGGACGCGAATTGATCCGCGCCTCGGTGCGCGTGATCGCGGCAACGCATCAGGATCTGGACGCACGCGCCGAAGCCGGCACCTTTCGCGCTGATCTTTTGCATCGCCTCGATGTCGTGCGTATTCACCTGCCGGCGCTGCGCGAACGGCGCGATGACATCGCCTTGCTGGCGACGCGTTTTCTCGCGCAGGCCGGCGCGAGCATGCAGCTCGCGAGCAAGCGATTTTCCAGCAGCGCGCTGATCGTGCTGAGTGCGCAGCCGTGGCCGGGCAATGTGCGCCAGCTCGAAAATCTGTGCCGGCGTCTGGCGGTAATGGCGCCGGGCCAAGAAATTCTGCTCGGCGATCTTCCACCACTGGCCGTGACTACCACGGCGCTGGCCACGTCGGCGCCGCTGTTATCTGACGATGCGACTGCGGCCTGGCAAGCGCCGTTGCGCGTTTGGGCCGATGCCGAACTCGCGCGCGGCGGCAACGACCTGCATGCGCAGGCGGTAGCGAAGCTGGAGCAGATTCTGTTCGACGCCGCACTCGCCGCCAACGACGGCCATCGCCAGCGCGCCGCGCAGCAACTCGGGCTCGGCCGCAATACGTTGTCGCGCAAACTCGGCGGCCCAAAAAAACCGGATTCGCAATAA
- a CDS encoding 2OG-Fe(II) oxygenase, which yields MPYIFDLDRLSRLAAQFAEDFASANPYPHIVIDDFLKPEAARALAEVFPKPQDSMAWDHFGAQGYEVKLGSASEERFPAALRDAVHQLNSGVFVRFIEQLSGIEHLLPDPHLSGGGIHLSRRGDHLGIHADFNWHEKIQAHRRLNLLIYLTPQWQPEFGGQLELWDTKASALVRSIEPIFNRAVLFSTRSDTFHGHPIPWAAPEGIYRQSIAMYYYTTTRPADEQRPAHSTLYKGYHVA from the coding sequence ATGCCTTACATTTTCGATCTTGACAGGTTGTCGCGTCTCGCCGCGCAATTTGCCGAGGATTTTGCCAGTGCCAATCCGTATCCGCACATCGTCATCGACGATTTTCTGAAACCCGAAGCAGCGCGTGCACTGGCCGAGGTTTTCCCCAAGCCGCAAGACAGCATGGCGTGGGATCATTTCGGTGCGCAAGGTTACGAGGTCAAGCTCGGCAGCGCCAGCGAGGAACGTTTCCCCGCAGCGCTGCGCGATGCCGTGCACCAGCTCAACTCCGGCGTGTTCGTGCGTTTCATCGAACAACTTAGCGGCATCGAACATCTGCTGCCCGACCCGCATCTGAGCGGTGGCGGCATTCACTTGAGCCGACGCGGCGATCATCTCGGTATCCATGCCGATTTCAACTGGCACGAAAAAATTCAGGCGCATCGACGCCTGAATCTGCTGATCTATCTCACCCCGCAATGGCAGCCGGAGTTCGGCGGCCAGCTGGAATTATGGGATACCAAGGCCAGCGCTCTGGTGCGCAGTATCGAACCGATATTCAACCGCGCAGTGCTATTCAGCACGCGTTCTGACACCTTCCACGGCCACCCGATTCCGTGGGCCGCACCCGAGGGCATCTATCGTCAGTCGATCGCGATGTATTACTACACCACGACGCGACCCGCCGATGAGCAGCGCCCGGCGCATAGCACGCTCTACAAGGGTTATCACGTAGCCTGA
- a CDS encoding BrnT family toxin: MRFEGNSAKAASNAKKHKVTFEVAKTVFYDDFAMQFFDEEHSFDEEASCCWA, from the coding sequence ATGAGATTCGAGGGGAATTCCGCCAAGGCGGCATCAAACGCCAAGAAGCACAAAGTCACCTTTGAGGTGGCGAAGACCGTCTTCTACGACGACTTTGCGATGCAGTTCTTTGATGAAGAACACTCCTTCGACGAAGAGGCTTCTTGTTGTTGGGCATGA
- a CDS encoding GNAT family N-acetyltransferase, producing the protein MNQHAIKLRIATHADINALVDFNAAMALETEAKQLDRDVLRAGVAGVLDQPRRGFYLLAEMADGIAGGLLITYEWSDWRCGDWWWIQSVFVRPEFRRHGVFRALHAEVEQRARAADAVGIRLYVEWENQRAQQTYEVLGMQREHYHMYAKAFRNIL; encoded by the coding sequence ATGAACCAGCACGCCATAAAATTGCGCATTGCGACGCACGCCGATATCAATGCGTTGGTCGATTTTAATGCCGCGATGGCGCTCGAAACCGAAGCCAAACAACTCGATCGCGACGTGCTGCGCGCTGGCGTTGCCGGTGTGCTCGATCAGCCGCGTCGCGGGTTTTATTTGCTCGCCGAGATGGCCGATGGCATCGCTGGCGGTTTACTGATCACCTATGAATGGAGCGACTGGCGTTGCGGCGACTGGTGGTGGATCCAGAGCGTTTTTGTGCGGCCGGAGTTTCGTCGTCACGGCGTTTTTCGCGCGTTGCATGCCGAGGTGGAGCAGCGCGCACGCGCCGCTGATGCGGTCGGAATCCGTCTGTATGTCGAATGGGAAAACCAGCGTGCGCAGCAGACTTACGAAGTGCTCGGCATGCAGCGTGAGCATTACCACATGTACGCTAAAGCGTTCCGAAATATTCTCTGA